The proteins below come from a single Eptesicus fuscus isolate TK198812 chromosome 5, DD_ASM_mEF_20220401, whole genome shotgun sequence genomic window:
- the LOC103303514 gene encoding olfactory receptor 11H6-like: MENLGRNNNSDPVSIFILLGFPCTWEIQVLLFSLFSVIYVLTLIGNLCIICAVRWDHHLHTPMYILLANFSFLEIWYVTSTVPNMLANFLSETNTISFSGCFLQFYFFFSMGTTETFFLSAMAFDRYLAICRPLHYPTVMTVPRCIRMAACCWVCGFSCFLLPVYLISQLPFCGPNIIDHFLCDPGPLMKLSCVPAPATEITCAVFNSVLIFSTFLFITGSYALVIRAVLKVPSAEGRQKAFSTCGSHLAVVSLFYGSIMVMYVSPTAGNPAGIQKIVTLFYSVLTPFFNPLIYSLRNKEIKKALRKLLRIVRFGQRTRIQELESSLKN, from the coding sequence atggaaaacCTCGGAAGGAATAATAACTCTGACCCTGTGAGCATATTCATTCTTCTTGGATTCCCTTGTACCTGGGAGATCCAGGTCCTCCTCTTCTCACTCTTCTCTGTGATCTACGTCCTAACGCTCATTGGGAACCTTTGCATTATCTGTGCAGTGCGGTGGGACCACCATCTTCACACACCCATGTACATCCTGCTGGCCAATTTTTCATTCCTGGAGATCTGGTATGTCACTTCTACTGTCCCCAATATGCTAGCCAACTTTCTCTCTGAGACCAACACCATctccttctctggctgcttcctcCAGTTCTACTTCTTCTTCTCCATGGGCACCACTGAGACCTTCTTCTTGTCTGCCATGGCCTTTGACAGGTACCTTGCCATCTGCAGGCCCCTGCACTACCCCACTGTCATGACAGTTCCACGCTGCATCAGAATGGCAGCCTGCTGCTGGGTGTGTGGCTTCTCCTGTTTTCTCCTCCCAGTTTATCTCATCTCCCAGCTTCCTTTTTGTGGCCCCAATATTATTGATCATTTTTTATGTGACCCAGGACCCCTTATGAAGTTGTCCTGTGTGCCAGCTCCTGCCACTGAGATCACCTGTGCCGTCTTTAACTCGGTCCTGATTTTCTCCACCTTCCTCTTCATTACCGGCTCCTACGCCCTCGTGATCAGAGCTGTGCTGAAGGTCCCCTCAGCAGAAGGCCGGCAGAAGGCCTTCTCCACCTGTGGCTCCCACCTGGCCGTGGTGTCCCTGTTCTATGGCTCAATCATGGTGATGTATGTGAGCCCAACAGCAGGCAATCCAGCAGGGATTCAGAAAATtgtgactttattttattctgtgttAACTCCATTTTTCAATCCCTTGATCTACAGCCTCCGgaataaggaaataaagaagGCCCTGAGAAAACTGCTGAGGATTGTGAGATTTGGTCAAAGAACTAGAATCCAAGAACTAGAATCTAGTCTCAAGAACTAG
- the LOC103303515 gene encoding olfactory receptor 11G2-like — MSSRLMNVSGRETNSVSHFILMGFPSSPEMQLLYFGLFLVAYTLTLMGNTAIVCAVHWDWRLHTPMYILLGNFSFLEICYVTTTIPNMLANFLSTSKSISFVSCFAQFYFFFSLGCDEGFFLCIMAFDRYLAICRPLHYPHIMTKQLYTGLIIFGWSGGFVLFLTPVVLISQLPYCGPNIINHFICDPVPLMMLSCSEDTTTQSIYSTFNAIFMVGTFLFILCSYALVILAVLRMSSAASKHKAFSTCASHLAVVILFFGSVIVMYLSPGPGHPVEVQKIVALFYSVITPLCNPLIYSLRNKEMKAALRKVFGTEIHSHKT, encoded by the coding sequence ATGTCTTCCAGACTGATGAATGTGTCCGGCAGAGAAACCAACTCCGTGAGTCACTTTATCCTCATGGGCTTTCCCTCGAGCCCAGAAATGCAGCTCCTCTACTTTGGGCTCTTCTTAGTAGCCTATACCTTGACCCTGATGGGGAACACAGCCATTGTCTGTGCTGTGCATTGGGACTGGCGCCTTCATACCCCCATGTACATCCTCTTGGGGAATTTCTCTTTCCTGGAAATATGTTATGTCACCACAACCATCCCTAACATGCTGGCCAACTTCCTCTCCACAAGCAAGTCCATCTCCTTTGTGAGCTGTTTTGCACAGTTCTACTTCTTCTTCTCTTTAGGGTGTGATGAGGGCTTCTTCCTTTGCATCATGGCTTTTGACAGGTACCTTGCCATCTGCCGTCCTCTGCATTACCCACACATCATGACTAAACAGCTCTACACGGGCCTCATCATCTTTGGATGGTCGGGTGGATTCGTTCTTTTCTTAACCCCAGTTGTTCTCATTTCACAGTTGCCCTATTGTGGCCCAAATATCATCAACCATTTTATATGTGATCCTGTGCCGCTGATGATGCTGTCCTGTTCAGAAGATACCACGACACAGTCCATTTACTCTACTTTCAATGCTATCTTTATGGTTGGCACCTTTCTCTTTATCCTTTGCTCCTACGCTCTGGTGATTCTGGCTGTGCTGCGAATGTCCTCAGCAGCAAGCAAACACAAGGCTTTCTCCACTTGTGCTTCCCATCTGGCTGTGGTGATCCTGTTCTTTGGCTCTGTCATTGTGATGTATCTTAGTCCTGGACCTGGACACCCAGTGGAAGTGCAGAAAATTGTGGCCTTATTTTATTCTGTGATAACACCCCTCTGTAATCCTCTGATTTATAGCCTCAGGAACAAGGAGATGAAGGCTGCCCTAAGGAAAGTCTTTGGGACTGAAATACACAGTCataaaacataa
- the LOC103304889 gene encoding olfactory receptor 11G2-like, producing MKTLDTTNISGFVSEFILLGFPCRRDIQILLFVFFSFIYLLTLLGNTSIICAVWSSRKLHTPMYILLANFSFLEICYVSSDVPKMLANIISQTKSISYTGCLLQFYFFFSMCAAEGLFLSVMSFDRFLAICRPLHYPNIMTHRLCAQLVVFCWVGGFLWLLTPLTLISQVSFCGPNTIDHFLCDLAPLLALSCTPVAGITLVCGIISSLIIFLTFLYILGTYFCVLSVVLQVPSGSGRRKAFSTCASHLAVVSLFYGSVMVMYVSPGSGTYSGMQKFVTLFYALATPFFNPLIYNFRNKDMKDALKKILNVLL from the coding sequence ATGAAGACTTTGGACACTACTAATATCTCTGGGTTCGTGAGTGAGTTCATCCTCCTGGGTTTTCCCTGTCGCAGAGACATCCAGATCCTCCTCTTCGTGTTCTTCTCCTTCATTTACCTTCTGACCCTCCTGGGGAACACATCCATCATCTGTGCGGTATGGTCAAGCAGGAAactccacacacccatgtacaTCCTCCTGGCCAACTTCTCCTTCCTGGAGATCTGCTATGTCAGCTCTGATGTGCCCAAAATGTTGGCCAATATCATCTCTCAGACCAAGAGCATCTCCTACACAGGCTGCCTGctccagttttacttcttcttctccATGTGTGCTGCTGAAGGCTTATTTCTGTCAGTGATGTCTTTTGATAGATTTCTTGCCATTTGTAGACCTTTGCACTATCCCAACATTATGACCCATCGCCTATGTGCTCAGTTGGTGGTCTTCTGCTGGGTAGGTGGCTTTCTCTGGTTATTGACACCTTTGACTCTAATATCTCAGGTGTCCTTCTGTGGCCCAAACACCATCGACCATTTTCTTTGTGATCTGGCACCTTTACTAGCATTGTCCTGTACTCCAGTAGCTGGGATTACTCTGGTCTGTGGTATCATTAGCTCTCTCATCATCTTTCTCACTTTTCTGTACATTCTTGGCACTTACTTCTGTGTCCTAAGTGTGGTGCTACAGGTGCCCTCAGGCTCAGGAAGGCGTAAGGCTTTCTCTACTTGTGCCTCCCACCTTGCTGTGGTGTCTCTGTTCTATGGTTCAGTCATGGTGATGTACGTTAGCCCAGGTTCTGGGACCTATTCTGGTATGCAGAAATTTGTGACCTTGTTCTATGCTTTGGCAACTCCATTCTTTAATCCCCTTATCTATAATTTCCGGAACAAAGATATGAAGGATGCACTAAAGAAAATTCTGAATGTATTATTGTGA